gcccggacacgagttattgagccggacggacggacggtgcgattttaatatgcccacctttgggggcataaaaatgcataaattcaCTTATTCACTTTTCCCCAAAAAGTTAAAATCAGTATTGAGGAAAAGTTTCcaaaaaaatatctaaactgATAGTACTATTATAAatacagggttcgaatttaactatttttgataCTCACAAATTTTTCAAGTGCTTAAATTTTCAACTCGCAAAACCAGACACTCACTCGCATTGTTTTAAAGGCAAACCTTTGTGTTTGCTAGGAAAAAGTATATATTGaatggaaaacaatggtttaaggTATAATGTCACTGTTTTAATGAATGATCATGTAATTGTACATTAAAAGATATCATCATATATGTAACACTGACAATACGTTCTGAGGAAGTCTGATCAGGCCAGTATTGGtctgtgcaaaatattttgaaaacattccTTTTGTCATCTGTGTTGAGGATCAATTCAATGTTCAACTCCCTCTTCCACATCGAAACAGTTTAAACGGACAGAAAATTTCATTTTGGCTTCTTTTTTTGGAACTAATTGATCATTGCCATCAGCCGtcagtgattttaaaatcaacacgcgtaaaatttttttatcttgttgcTTGTCATCATTATACTGACTGTGTCTCGATAGGATTATCGCTAAATACCGCCGCCAAAAATGGAAACGGAACCTGCCACATAGTAAGGAGTACCTGCCTGTGCGCATAACGTTAATTAAGTCATCAAGTTCTGTGTGATTATCGGAAAACAAAAGTAggcatttctaaaataattttatatctaCTGTGCAGGAATTGATCAACGATTATGTTCATATCTATTTCGAGGCTTGcattttttctgcaaattttgtactcgcaaatttttgcgagtgtctttaaattcaactcacatttttcaattttggctcGCATTTTGCAAGTGTGCGAgtgctaaattcgaaccctgaaaTAAAAACTCGATGCTTGCTAGTCCATTAACTTCTTAGCCAGAAATTGTccggttagtgcagtggttagcgcactcgcttctcatcaAGGcgcctgggttcgattcccagccttgggtgcatgtgagttggtttgtggtcaccaagccagacaagtgggtttcctccgggtactcttccaccacaacacaagaccacactctcgtgtaacatcatgccaacgagagtgatttatattatgttgtgataacttttttcacaatcgttataaaataaataagttttaactatTAAAACTAAGCCAGAAAGTGTGTATGTGTAAATTGGCCCAATGCGCAAGAGGAATTTCGCAATGCAATGTCAAACTATTACCAATTGTTGTATCTGTAGAACAACAGTCTCATTTGCAGAGTGCGCAGGGTTAGTATTATGTTGTGAAATAAATGATGATACAGGTAGGTTTATAGTCTGTAAAGCTTGGCCAAGTCCTTGATTGACATGGCCGTTTTTCCCGTCCCCATCCATACTCAGGTCTCTCTATATGAcagctacatgtatatctgCAATCTGAAAAGTAAAACACATTATAATCAAGGGTATTGTGCTGAAAACGGATTTTTCTGAATGGCACTGGAGCTGTTTTTAAGACAATCAAGCTCAAAACTGGGTTTATGCGGAGTACGCCAACCAAGCTGTTTCACgagttttacaaaacaaaagggACAAAGTTTTTGGGAAAACACTAATAGTGGAAACTGTAAATTTACTGAACAATACCTCTTTGCAATTGATGAACATCAATATAAATGAACTGAATGGTATAACAATAATATCTTTCCTGTGCACGTTTATctcccttgatatatttacacaaaatttgtacaaataaaaagCATATCTTGTTCTTAATGACCctttaataacataaaacaaatagtaATTTACCTAGATGATATGTACATTACAAAGCAATGCTTGTAGGTCAATAATATTTGGTATAGTTTGTTAAAACTGGACAGATtgctaaaatttcatttaaccGGAAGTTGACTATTTAGCCTCTTTTTGAAGAACATCAGTACGCCAAATAACGTAATGAACGAAATAATCGTAATGGTTAAAAATACTGTGCTCATGATGCAAAGTTTGTGGTTAAACAATGTTaagatatataacatttaatgaaacagttttatgcACTAGAATGATTTGTGAAATTACTGTACTAACTATCAGGGGGTTTATTTTcgttatgttaaaattaaatattaaaaaatgtctcTAAATCGATAGAGTGTGCTCCCTTGTTTGCAAAGTTGCCACctaatttgttaaaaacatcacttaaaaaaaaaaaaaattagacGATTAAACCACTTGAAATGTCGGATGATGAAGCTGATTATATGTCGGATGctttcttaaaacaaatgtaagcGTAAAGTATAACAAAATTATCAGAAGTGTAAATTTGTTCTGTAGCATCTTActagcataaaagttatatttttcttgtagatgGCAATCTTACCTTATCAACCAGtaaaaattattagattatctcaattattttaggaactatgctctattgattaggtccgtttggaattgatgattttttgcacatgtttaccttatatttatttatatattatactaattttctttcatgaaaaattgtggaataattttttaaggaacatcacggacctataaaccattgattggcaactgccccatatcggtgaaacgataagaaataataatttaccccACAATCCTTAGCGCGCGCTCGGCAATTATTGGAAAATTCCGCCGAATCTCCGATCGGTGATTAACGGCGATCTTCGATTATTTCCACCAACTCTGCTAATAATGCCTTGTTCgttatagatttaattataattaataactgtgattttaatcagattcaaTTGGACTGTTATCAACTCAAATGAAAGTACCGCGCATTTGAGTcgattttaattaatgttttcctacatgtatatattcggccgatgtcggacgtctcgaaaatgaccacacggtaagatctcgtaatgaaatcccgctgcacgcgtgagtttgagattatcgcattaacacagatgagagttgccaatccatggtttatagtttataggtccatcgtaacatatattcactgaccaaaataaataataaaaaaaaaataaaaaaaatattaaaaatataaaattataaaaaaaaacgtattactgtatccaggcaatgtgacgagcacctttggtatatatgtattaatttagtgtgctttctggtggtttatagatatttatcagtgaaataaacaaTCATATTACACAGTATCAAATAGTGCAATAGCAATATTGCATTTTTccttgttttgaaattttagcccgccctatctttcaaatcaaacatcagcTGACATGGTGTTTGGACAGTATTTCATCGatgtcatttctgaaatgacattACATTCCCATACAATTTGGCACACCTTTCCAAAAACATACCATTATCTATCATTTTAAAtccttaaaattgaaaaatggttcattttagtgtaagatcgcaatatacatatacttcacctcgtgaacatcaaatgttaaaatttcacTCGTGGCTAAGCCcttgtgaaatatagcttttggtgctcactcggtgataTATATtacgatctaacactgaaacaaacaataatctCCTATTTGTTACATCATaacaactaaaataaatatgttttgtctaTATATCATAAGTATTAATCCAAGCCTCTTTATTCATTTGCAAATAATGCTCCTAGCTTCACTGAGCTTGGATTTTAAAGTTGGTCCATTACCTCATAAAagctgaaataaattgtttaaggtTTATAACAGAATAATTATAGTGTGATAGAATTAGAAAGTCTGCTTGCAAATCCAAGAGCACTTGAACTATacactcaacaacaacaaaatatacaagtAAAAGTTAAAAGATAATAATACTGTGTTCAGTGTTACACTCTGACAAAAACAGACTTGTATGTCAACTTTATTAACAAGAATTAAATAATGATCTAGTTTATTGTAGCTTTAAAGCTGTACATTAACAAATTGAtggattttacaaaaaatatatatattttgtctcagaatcagctgcttttggcatcaatgctttCAGTGCCATCATATAattataagataactcacaatagaacggATCTGAATTGTTTGGAAAAGTACCGAAAATTTCCAGAGctttttctgtccattttgggaaaaagaccctggagaaatatggattttttttgtacaatttacAAATTTGGAATGGAACATTATGGCTTTGCATCAAGTTTTTGGAATTTTCAAGGTTGAAAAAACaagcttttttttcatttgaaatttatgtaaaacatgctCCTTATCTATTTgaagttttttaaataaattaaaaaagattattttcacaaatcaaATAATTGAGAAGTAAAGCATGTATAAGACCTGAGTGTTCAAGTAGTATAGGCATCTGAATGTTGTCAAATTTCTTTgctaatatatacattttttactaCTAGATGAGTACTAacaaaagttttctttttaaaaaaaaagaggtttattaaatattggtaATTTTATGAATTTCAGTCCTGACACCAGGCCCAGTCTTGTTCCAAAACATGTTGCTAGAAGACTCCAGAATGAGAGGAGAGAAAAGATTGCAAatgaaaagaataaacaaaaaccGAAAACTGTTCTTGAAAAAGAGAAGAGAGATGAAGGCCTTCAGTCGGCTATTTCCGAAAATAACAAAGGGTTTGCCCTTCTTCAAAAAATGGGATATAAACCAGGAATGGCTCTTGGAAAGTTTGGTATGAGCTCACTTCATCAATTGTAGTGTTaacatgaatatcaaaatgtgGCATATATGTCAACTTGACTCAATATATTGCACATTTTAATTctaacatttcaaaaatgtaaGTCCATATCACCTAAgctttggggggggggggcagttatatcattatatcagtatgatatgaacaaatattattctttatttgtttaaaatgatggaggcaatttcaaaatcaatctgTATTTCACTAAATATGAATAAAAGGGGAGAGAAATACAGAATCTTTATTGTTTGATTATCAATCGTTTTTATGCCCGAGAAAGGCTAAGAGAATATTCATACTATTGTTTTCTATTCTAGGGTTTCATTATAATCTTGAATCCTGAAAAAATACTTCTATGTTCAcataaatgcatacatgtacattgtcaCTTAAAAGGTACAATAGACAATTGGACATGAATTGCCATCCACTGCATCTTGCAGTGACTCTTTATCATGAtcattatgtttattgtttgctCTTTAAACATGTGATAAATATTTCCTAACATCATGGAAAGGCTACTGCTAAGGGAAGGTCGTCCTGAGAATGTGTTAGAAACTAAAGGTTTTGTGTCCTCAAAGGCCCAAATCCTAATGGTTATCTGTCCAACGAGACCTTTCTGGGCATTTGCCACCTTCTTTTGACAGCGCTTATTTAACATTAGTCTTGTGACTTGTTAGTCATATTCTAATAAAATCATATCAACTAATTTAGCATACCTTCAGGCTTATGCTGAAAAGTGTTGTACCTTTAACTATGCCCtgatagctcagtggtagagcatCCACAACATGGATTGGAGGTCCAAGGTTCAAACCCCAACTGTATCATACCAAAGATGATATAAATATGGTACCGGAGGCTCTATTGCCTAATGCATGGCTTCAAGATAAGTACTGGAAAAAGTAATCAGGAATGTTTAAACCCAGAAAATGTTAGCCCTATGTGTCTATAGGTGTTTTACACCTGCACATTAAAGAACCAAGGGGAATATTTGAATTTCATAAGAATGCCCATGTTTCTTACACTGTAAGTTGCTGTCTCTTCAGCAATTACCAAAGAGCCCTATTGGAAATAAGTACATTGAACTTTCATGGGTTCtcttaaatattcaaacatacatacataattatgtattctCACAGGTGAAGGTCGAAAAGAACCGGTCCAAGTTGAGTTAAAGACAGGACGTGGAGGACTTGGGCGCGAACAGGATCAGAAAAGAAAACAGGAACAGCGCATGGTGTGGCGCAAACACCAGAGTGCTAAAAAGCAAAGAATGGACTCTGAGCGGAAACAGACATTTGttaaaagaatgaatgaaaaaatagcCACTAGAAATGTTGGAAAAGATCTCTATAACAGTCAGAAAGTTTGTGAGCAGTTAGATTCTCAACTGGTAAGGATTCACTTTTATTGATAGCCTTTCTCACTTTAGTATTGTATTTTAAGTTAGTCTGCTCTTTGAAGAAAAGTCAAGGTATTTTCATAACTTTGGTGTTGATGTCATCAGCAGAGTTGTCATCATGCAAAGACCCTAACCGTGGCTGGAAATCGAAATCCATTTAACATGCAATTTGGTACACACATTGCCGAAAAATGCACACATGCCTATAACTCTGGCTTTTACCATTTTGAACTTATACATCTTTTTCGACTAAGAAACAATAGACGATTAAGTAATTAAACCATTATAAATCTATACTAGTTTGATTGTCATCAGTGGTATAATTGGACTGGGTTCATCACATGGTCCATCACTTTAGTCTTTTGATTAATACAATACTGTACAAGCATTTCTTTGAAATCATCTTGGTTAAATGACTGCATTTACTTTTAAGTCTGTTACCTTTATTAGCTTATGTCCTCAACATAATGTGTTATAATAACAATGTATTGTAGTTTACATGCAGCAAATTATTTCAGGGCATAACAAGCCCTAATGAGGCATTTTTTTGGCCGGAAGCTCTCCTTCCGAAGACAAATGACACGGATGAATGTCCAGATACCCTCGAAAGTCTAGAGGCCGGGTACAGCGGCTACGTGCAGGACGAGGTGGAAGAGGAAGAATTGGGTCATGAGGCTGAGGGTAGTGAAGGGGACGAGGATGACCCTTACGCTAATTTTACGGTAATAGGtggttttgcaaatatttttgagttaattaaacatgattttcataaccatgaaaaaaaaaattcttatgtactctttgaaaaaaaatgtgttataataAGGGCTTACAGCCGGAAACTTACTGCTATAAGTTCAATTTGATAGTAGGTTATAAGGGACTTTGAGAGTTCATGAGAAATTCTTTGATGCAACAAGTAATTATATCAGCCCTTTAGTAATTTATACATTATGCATGCGGGAATTTTAGTAACTTTTTAGATCTACAATGCATCAGTTGCATCATGTAATTGCATAAATGTTTCAGTTAAGACTGTTAACTTATGCGCTTGATTACTGTAGATCGCTCAAAAATCACCACGCCTTTTTTGTATTTCACGATATTTCGGGAGATTTAGTATTGAAGATGCCGTGATATGAATCAATCCATATTAATTATATGGCAGGTTTTTAGCTTAAATTTAGGTATTGtaatagccttggtgttgtcctTCAGCGTAGTGCAAaaggttttatgaaaaacaGTCGAGTGTTTGATTTGCGCTCTGCAGCTCTCTTGTTTAGAATTTATTCTGAATTTGTGACTAGAAAAGAAACTATTGCAAAATTAAAGCAATATATAGTAAATGGTGTGTTATGTTAAATTATTGATTGTTGAATAAACATACTCCTCTAGAAGAAAAGGatgcatatattttgtttctgtttaaagtaTTGACACTCTTATCACCATCTATATTTCTATAGTGTGCGTTTTTCAGGTGGAAGAAAAACTAGATGTTTTAACACTTTACCTCCGAACCAAACACAAGTACTGCATTTGGTGTGGAATTAAATATAATGGTtagtataataatttatattgcccatatacatACTTCTGTTAATAGTAGACTTATATGATATGAAAAACACCACAACATTTGCTGTAATACAAACTcaagaggcccaagagggcctttgctctactggcatggctcttgtggtcattttcaatccagagtaTGTTTgtatgagtaataggcaacaaatatatagttcactttttgtgtttgggttagctgaaaacgctgcacgttcaacatctgaggacagaaagtgttgtaagcagattagttgcatgaactattttaatatgtgccaagtaaaggaaATCTGAccgtaaaacatatttgctttcaaaactgtactcatggtcaaactttcatttctgtagctttaaaaataaaaaggttggtcaaagtcaaggacatccgaggacaacattgatgtttgtttgcaaaactgtacacatggtcaaaatttcatttctgtagctctaaaaattaaaaagtaagtcaaaaggggtggggccagcttttgcccaaggggcataatttcaaatgttttgctagaaggtcatcatatgatgctccacaacaaatatcaaaggtatgggccttgtggtttgaaacaagaagattttgaaaaaaattcttAAACAAGTCCCTAGGAAAGTTGTGACCTCCGGGGCAGTGTCAGTTTTGACCCAagaggcataatttgaacaaccatggtagtggaccactaaattaagccttgttcaaaatagcaaggatctgcatagctgtttcagacaaaaaggtttttaacatttcccaatttaagtataccaaacctgtgaacccgggggcgtggccagtaataaccccaggggcataatttgaacaaacattcacaagcaattgtgactttacatgtaaaattggctaaaaatagcattttttttatactttcaagacccataatatctaggcatgcatgggcggatctgcctgtttttcaaaaggaaccgagctttaatggatatctaaatactgtacaagtttcatcaagatataatcaaaactgaagattgtatcatgttcacaagcaattgacATGGACgaacatactacgtacacattcccattgcataagctcttctggcctttggccagtagagctaataaCAGCATTTATTCACTCATTACATGTGTAAACCACAATCAGGGGAACACCTTTCCCTTAATTCCAAGATTAAAATCAGAAATTTTGATTGGacaaaaaataacttgccaatgGACTagatggaatcactgaggcgtgTCTTGGGACAAGGATAAGAAATGATATTGAATACGGGCCCAGGACTCAGGAGGTCATTATCTAAAAAGCTTGTCAGAAAACAGATTCACATACTTATGTAAACTACATTGTGTGAGCAATTGAATTGTTCCTCTACTCAATATTTTCCCTTTTATTTGCTTGTGCTTGCAATCTTTCAAAAAGTAATTAAAGAATCACATTACAGCCTACACTTGTTATTTTCAGATAATGAAGATTTGATGCAGAACTGTCCAGGAAATTCAGCAGAACTGCATGAAGACTTGTGACAGAACTAACTCCGTGAAATAGAAACATTCAGGACTTGCGTTATAGGAAATTTGGAAGTTTAGTGCTCCACAAAAATGATCTAAAACATACGTTATTTTGGATGAAACTTTCAATGTTGGACATTTGGaagttttaaacattaataccTGATGGAGATGATCTCATTTTGAATtaaagtaaatatgtttaaatacttCTTTTCATTGATGTTAAGCCTTAAACAAGCTTAATCATCCTTCCAtgtatttgagaaaaaaacacttcaaatatGAACGGTAAAGAAGTTCaaacttccagtttcaaattatttatggAAACCTGTTAATGCTGTACATGTATGgtcaaaaataaagaaatggaTTCTCTGTACACATAATCTTTTGAGggtttatttataaagaaatatataatgatgttgTCTTGAACATATCAACAATTTATGTTCTTCATTCTATATAACATAGACAATTGCTTTTTGTAAAGCCTTCCTTCAATATGCTTGATAATGCTCGTATTTGCAGATGAGTGTTATTTGGTGCATCTTTAggtctgttttaaattatacaacatgtaaaaatggtaaactTTTGGGGATTTCTATTATTTATCTATCCTGCCACCAATcttaacaatgataataatgtgTATCGAGCATTCGACCCATATCTTTTcactaaaggtcaaggtcaaagctTCGGGTCAGTGGTCAACTTTCTTATGTTTAAGCCAGTCTGACCAGCTATGTAGAATGATCATAATAACATTTGACactcaattttaaataaacaagttgAGACCTTGGACTTCTGGTTATGCAATAACAAGGTTTTAAGGTGATTGGATACCCAGATCTTACTTGTATTTAGGTCGTGTAATATCCAGGTATTTAGGTCATGCAATATCAAGGTCTTAAGGTCATGTGATATCCAGGTCTTTAGGTCATGCAATAGCCAGGTCTTTAGGTCATGTAATATCCAGGTCTTTTATGTCAGGTGATATCAATGTCTTAATGTGCTTTGATATCCAGGTTTTTAGGTCATGCAATATCCAGGTATTTAGGTCATGCAATAGCCAGGTCTTTAGGTCATGTAATATCCAGGTCATTTGGTCATGTGATATCCTGGTCATAAGGTTAGGCAATAGCCAGGTCATTAGGTCATGCAATTTCCTGGACACCAGGTCATCTGATATCAAGGTCATGAGGTCATGCAATAGCCAGGTCTCTAGGCCATGCAATAGCCAGGTCTTAAGGTCATGCAACACCCAGGTCTTTAGGTCATGCAATATCCAGGTCTTATGTCATGCAATATCCTGGTCATAAGGTCATGTGATATACAGGTCTTAAAGTCATGTGATATTCAGGTCTTTAGATCAAATGATATCCAGGTCTTGAGGTTTTGCAATATCCAGGTCTTTAGGTCATGTGATATACAGGTCTTTAAATCATGTGATATCCAGGTCTTAAGGTCATGTGATATCCAGGTTTTAAGGGTCAGGTGATATCCAGGTCTTGAGGTCATGCAACAGCCAGGCCTTAAGGTCATGCGACATCCAGGTCTAGAGGTCATGCAATATCCAGGTCTCAAGGTCATGCAATATCCAGGTCTCAAGGTCATGCAATATCCAGGTCTTTTGGTCATGTGATATCCAGGTCTTTAGTTCATGTGATATCCAGGTCTTGAGGTCATGCAACATCCAGGTCTTTAGGTCATGTGATATCAAGGTATTTTATGTCAGATGATATCAATGTCTTAATGTGCTTTGATATCCAAAATTTTAGATCATGCAACATCCAGGTATTTAGGACAtgcaatatcaatgcatttAGGTCTTACAATATACAGGTCTTTAGGTCATATACTATCCTAGTCATTTGGTCATGTAATATCCAGATCATTAGGTCATGTCATATCCAGGTCTTTATGTCATGCAATATCCAGGTATTTAGGTCATGTTATATCCTGGTCATtagcaatctcattaaaatcagatccccaatacacgcttcacgacgttacgctatcgtgacgttcacttcatttcattacattaGGTCACGTTATATCCAGGTGATTATGTCATGAAATATCAAGGTCTTTAGGTTATGCAATATACAGGTCATTTGGTCTAGTGATATCCAGGTCATTAGGTCATGTGATATCCAGGTCATAAGTTCATGTGATATCCAGGTCATTAGGTCACGTGATATCAAGGTGATTAAGTCATGTGATATCCAGGTCATAAGGTCATGTGATATCCAGCTCTTTAGGTCATGTAACAACCAGGTCTTTAGGTCATGTGATATCCAGGTCAAAAGGTCATGTGATAACCAGGTCTTTAGTTCATGCAATATCAATACCCAGATATTTAGCTCATGgcttatttttttgcaatgtcAAGGTCTTTAGGTCAGGCAGTTCTGTTGTTTCAGAAAAGATGCCTAATTTATGAAACTAGTATTCCATGTAATTGGATGTGTGTTGCCTGGTGGCAACGCCCATAGTTgttgaaacaaatatgataCTAATTTGAATGTGGGAAGGAAAAAACTG
Above is a genomic segment from Mya arenaria isolate MELC-2E11 chromosome 2, ASM2691426v1 containing:
- the LOC128208266 gene encoding G patch domain-containing protein 11-like gives rise to the protein MSDDEADYMSDAFLKQIPDTRPSLVPKHVARRLQNERREKIANEKNKQKPKTVLEKEKRDEGLQSAISENNKGFALLQKMGYKPGMALGKFGEGRKEPVQVELKTGRGGLGREQDQKRKQEQRMVWRKHQSAKKQRMDSERKQTFVKRMNEKIATRNVGKDLYNSQKVCEQLDSQLGITSPNEAFFWPEALLPKTNDTDECPDTLESLEAGYSGYVQDEVEEEELGHEAEGSEGDEDDPYANFTVEEKLDVLTLYLRTKHKYCIWCGIKYNDNEDLMQNCPGNSAELHEDL